In one window of Cryptococcus depauperatus CBS 7841 chromosome 3, complete sequence DNA:
- a CDS encoding glycine-tRNA ligase, with protein sequence MVAAASTSKPSELTVPVNKTIHAFDKASLDALLTRRFFFAPAFEIYGGVAGLYDYGPTGSALQANVLDAWRKHYIIEEDMLELDTTIMTLSEVLKTSGHVDKFADWMVKDVKTGEIFRADHLVEGVIEARLKGDKEARGVKEEEKKEEDDKKKKKKKVVKAEAVRLDDNTVAEYEYLLAQIDNYTGPQLGELIRKHKITNPATSNEVSEPVEFNLMFESNIGPTGHIKGYLRPETAQGHFVNFARLLEFNNGKVPFASAQIGKSFRNEIAPRQGLLRVREFTMAEIEHYVDPLDKRHARFDEVKNVVLTLLPKEVQSEGRTETVQKTVGEAVAQRVVDNETLGYFLGRTQLFLTKIGIDSTRLRCRQHMANEMAHYAADCWDFEIQSSYGWIECVGCADRSAYDLTVHSVRTKQPLRVQQRLESPRTVEKLECTFDAKAFGIKFKKNAAMIKETLSGLEKDKLQCIKDELAKGNSSVKCTDGKSYEITPDLVKIEPITVTEHMREFIPNVIEPSFGIGRILYSLLEHTFWAREQDAARGVLSLPALVAPIKCLIVSISQDSQLRTKIHEVSREMRKRGIASRVDDSSATIGKKYARNDELGTPFGCTVDFATIQNGTMTLRERDSTAQLIGHIADVIDVVDQLVKGSIDWEGASKVLKEYSGVQDVEA encoded by the exons ATGGTAGCAGCTGCTTCCACTTCCAAGCCTTCCGAGCTTACCGTTCCGGTCAACAAGACTATTCACGCCTTTGACAAGGCTAGTTTGGATGctcttttgacaagacgtttcttctttgcccCTGCTTTTGAGATTTACGGTGGTGTTGCTGGTCTTTACGATTATGGACCTACCGGTTCTGCCCTTCAGGCCAATGTTCTCGATGCTTGGCGAAAACACTACATTATTGAGGAAGACATGCTCGAACTTGACACTACCATTATGACTCTCTCTGAGGTCCTCAAGACTTCTGGCCACGTCGACAAGTTTGCCGATTGGATGGTTAAAGACGTCAAGACTGGCGAAATCTTTAGGGCAGATCATCTTGTCGAGGGCGTGATTGAGGCCAGATTGAAGGGTGATAAAGAGGCTCGGGGTGTtaaggaagaagagaaaaaggaggaggatgacaagaaaaagaagaagaagaaagttgTTAAGGCTGAAGCTGTCAGGCTTGATGACAATACTGTTGCCGAGTATGAATATTTATTGGCTCAG ATTGACAATTACACCGGCCCTCAGCTCGGCGAGCTAATTCGAAAACACAAGATCACCAACCCTGCTACCTCCAACGAAGTTTCCGAGCCCGTCGAATTCAACCTCATGTTTGAGTCCAACATTGGTCCCACCGGCCATATCAAGGGTTACCTTCGTCCTGAGACTGCTCAGGGTCATTTTGTCAACTTTGCTCGTCTACTCGAATTTAACAATGGCAAGGTACCATTCGCCTCTGCTCAGATCGGTAAAAGTTTCAGAAATGAGATTGCCCCTCGACAAGGTTTGCTTCGAGTTCGAGAGTTCACCATGGCCGAGATTGAGCACTACGTCGACCCGCTTGACAAGCGTCACGCACGATTTGATGAGGTCAAGAATGTTGTCCTTACTCTCTTGCCTAAGGAGGTTCAAAGCGAAGGTAGAACCGAGACTGTACAGAAGACTGTTGGTGAGGCTGTCGCTCAG CGtgttgttgataatgaAACCCTTGGTTACTTTCTTGGTCGAACGCAATTGTTCTTAACTAAGATTGGTATTGACTCAACTCGTTTAAGGTGTAGACAACACATGGCTAACGAGATGGCTCATTACGCTGCT GACTGTTGGGACTTTGAGATTCAATCTTCTTATGGTTGGATCGAGTGTGTTGGTTGTGCGGACCGGTCTGCTTACGATCTTACTGTGCACTCTGTACGAACCAAGCAGCCTCTTCGAGTACAACAACGTCTCGAATCACCCCGCACTGTGGAGAAGCTAGAATGTACATTTGACGCTAAAGCTTTTGGTATAAAGTTTAAGAAGAATGCTGCCATGATCAAGGAGACCTTATCGGGCCTGGAGAAAGACAAATTGCAGTGTATCAAGGATGAGCTTGCCAAGGGCAACTCTTCTGTTAAGTGTACAGACGGCAAATCTTATGAGATTACTCCTGACCTTGTCAAAATTGAGCCCATCACTGTTACAGAACACA TGCGCGAATTTATCCCTAATGTCATTGAACCTTCATTTGGCATTGGTCGCATCCTCTACTCGCTACTTGAGCACACCTTCTGGGCTAGAGAACAAGATGCTGCTCGAGGCGTCCTCTCACTTCCCGCACTTGTTGCCCCTATCAAATGCCTTATCGTTTCCATCTCTCAGGATTCTCAACTGAGGACCAAAATTCATGAGGTTT CTCGTGAGATGAGAAAGCGTGGTATCGCTAGTAGGGTTGACGATTCCTCTGCGACAATTGGTAAGAAGTATGCTAGAAATGATGAGCTTGGTACTCCTTTTGGCTGCACTGTCGATTTTGCAA CAATTCAAAACGGCACTATGACTCTACGTGAGCGAGACTCTACTGCCCAACTTATTGGTCATATTGCAGACGTCATCGATGTCGTGGATCAACTCGTTAAAGGCTCTATTGACTGGGAAGGTGCCAGTAAGGTGTTGAAGGAATATAGCGGTGTTCAAGACGTAGAAGCCTAG